Within uncultured Methanoregula sp., the genomic segment GGATACCGTGGCACACCGATTAGTACCTCTGTTGGGCATACCGTAAGAGGGACGCTAGGCTGGAATCAGAATCTGAACCGGTGGAATATCATATTCCAGGATCTAACCAATGGAGGCTTTTCTTCCAAGTTCTCAACAAATGCACCAAACATCGGTACAAATAATGTTGGCGCGTTTTGTGCTTTGGAAGGGAAAAATATCAACAATGATAACGATGTTTCGGGTAAAATTACATTCTACAACATGCAATTCCGGGATGTAAACCTTAACCCGGTTTCATTCAGTTGGAATAGGTATACAAACACTAGTATGGGATTAACAAATCTTAATGTTGCATGGAGTGGCATGACCCCGGTAACTCTATGGACAAAAAATCCATGACTTAAAAATATATTTATATTTTTTACTTGAAAATAAAGCTCATAGATCTGATAAAAAAAATATGGTAGGGCGTGAACAGTATTCAACAAATATCGAGTGTATTATTATCGTTGGCAATAATTCTTTTGACCATTCTTTCGGGGGGTTGTCTCTGTACAGATCAGTACCATCCAAATGCCGATGCTGTGCCAGTACATTGTTCGGAAACATTGGTGTCGGGACAAACTATGATCATCAATGAAACCCAGAACAATGCAACGATCTGTGCTGGCCTGAATAGCTCGTTGATAATCCATCTGATGGACTCCAGCAGAACCGGACGGGAATGGTCCGTAACCGGGAGTCCTGGTCTCCAGATAGTTGACAACGGAGTTACCTGGTATGATGAACCGGGAGTTCCACCGGAATCATTAATTGAATTCGGGATACATCAATGGAATGTCACTATGGTAAATACGGGCATACAGACCGTAAATGGTGTCCTTCAATTTCCGGTAGGAAATGGTCCTGGCCCGACCAATAAACAAACGTTCAATTTGATAATTGTTGTCAAATAGAAATTCCCTGATTTTCGGTTTATTGGTTCTGATAAGTTGGCGGTTGATTTGTATTTTTTTGAATCACTCCGCCTTCTTCTTTCCCTTTTGCACGGTCTTGGCCTCCAGTGCCAGAAGCGCTTCCTTGATCTCGACAGATGGAGAGAACCCGCCGATGCCCCGGGCAGCCACGATCCGGTGGCAGGGGATGACGAGCGGTGTCGGGTTGCGGGCCATGGCCTGCCCGACCACGCGGGGCCCGGTCCCGGCCAGCAGGGCGATCTCGCCATAGCTTGCCGTCCGGCCGTACGGTACTTTCCGGACAACGTGATAGATCCGGCTGTACGTGCCATCATCGTGAAGCGGGACGCTGTCAAGCGTTGTCAGGTCGACCGGCATGCCGGCGCAGTATTGCCGGACCGGTTCCGGCACCGTGCCCGGTATACCTTCGCGGGCAAACCGGATCCGGTGCATGGTGTCGCCGCTCCAGTGGACATGGACATGCCAGAGACCGAGCCGGCAGGACCCGCTCTTCACTTCCATGTACCGATCACCTCCCGGAACTTCGTGATATCGCATTCGATCATCTCTTTCTGCATCCAGCCGGGCAGGGCTCCTCTGACCCGCTTTTCCAGGAACCGTTTCTCTGCAAGGACCAGGACGCCGCGGTCTTCGGGAGTCCGGAGTACCCTGCCGAGGGCCTGGAGGGAACGGTTGATGGCCGGCAGCGTGTAGCAGATGAATTCTCCTTCCTCCCCGAACTTGTGCCGGAAGTAATCGATCATCATCCTGCGCACCCGGTTGAATGGCGCAAGCGGGAGGCCGACAACCATTGCCCCGTTCAGCATTTCGCCCCGGTAGTCCAGGCCCTCGCTCCATTTGCCCCCGCAGACGGCAAACATGACCCCCGACTCGCCCCGTTCCGGCAGCGAGAGGAAATGGGAGAGCGCTGCGCCGGCTTCTGCTGCATCCCGGGATTCAATGAAGATCTTCCGGTTGCGGATATGCGGGACCGCGAGGTTTGCATAGGATTCAAGGATCTGGTAACTGGGAAAATAGACTGCCCGGTTTCCTTTGAGCGCGGAGAATGCCCGGATATAGTCCGTGATCCGTGTCGTGTTGTCCTTGTTCTGCCGCATCGAGTAGGCGGTAGTGATGTCGTTTGCGCAGGTCACGAGCCGGTTTTCTTTCGGGAATGCGTTGGGCAGGGAGAGGGTGGTAACCGCTGCGTTGCCGAAGTAGTAGCGCCGGAAACTCTCGACCGGGGAGAGGGTTCCGGATATCAGGATGCAGCAGGCATGCGATCCGCAGACATCCGAAAGTGCCGCGGCAGGATCGATGTTGCGGACTTCGAGCGTGATGCCGCTCTCGTCCCGGTGGTATACCGTCAGGAACGCCGGATCGGTCGAGGAATTGGCCAGCCGGACAAGGAAGATCGTGAGCCGCTCGATCGCGGTCTCGCGGTACTCGCCGGACTTGAGGTTCTTCTCCCGGATTGATTCCGAGAGCCCCATGAGGTCGTCGACAATCTCGTCCATCTCCTTGTAGAGGGACTCCCGGAGGATCACGCGTTCGAAGATAGTGGGATCGAACCAGTCCTCCGTTTCCGTTGAATTGGCCAGGCCCCGGATGAATTCCGTGAGCCGGGGCAGGACATGCTGGACTGCCTCTGCCCCCTTGTGGCGTTTGCGCATGCCGGAGAGTTCCCGGGATGCCTGTTCAAGGTCCCGCTCTTCGAGCGTTACGCTCTCGATTCCCGTGATGACATCGCCGCAGTTGTGCGCTTCGTCGATAAGGAGCATGACGTCCTGGGGCTCGACCCCGAGATTTGCATAGAGCTGCTCGCGGATATCCCGGTTGAAGAGGTGATGATAGTTGAGGATCACGACATCCGTGTTCCGGGCTGCCTGCATCATCAGCTCGTAGGGGCAGATGTCGGCGCAGAATTCCGCAAGTTCTCTTGGAGGAACCGGGTTAGCTATCACCCGGTCGGCTTTCGAGCGCAGCGCAGTCGAAGGTACCATCTTGACACCGACCGTCTCTGCCGGCACGAACATCTTGCTGGCAATGTAATACGGGCAGAGGATCGGGTGCTCCTTGTCCATCTTCCGGATCTGCTGGATGATGAACGGGTCTTTTCCCGGCGTGAGGGCTCCTTTGTCAGCCCGGTCCCGCATGAGCGAGTTCGAAAATGCCTTGACTCCTTCGCACCTGCGGTACACGTCCCCTTCGCCGCCGAGCGGGCACATGCTCCCTTTTCCTACCAGGTACACGGTCTTGAGATCCGGCTTTTTTCTCCTCACGAGTTCGAGCTCGCGGATGAAGGTCGTGAGCTGGCTGACGGTTCTGACCGCGATCACGATCTTGCGCTTGTTCCGCTCGGCAAGGAGGGAGGCAACTACGCTTGACTTCCCGCTGCCGGTCGGGGCATCGATCATCGCGATCCCGCCTTCACGGGCTACCTGCGCCGCGACTTCGAGCATGTGGCGCTGGCCCGGGCGGTATTCGCCGTACGGGAAGTAGGTGTCGATGCTGTCCATTGGTACACGTATTGGCGCTGGTGGGTTTTATGGGTGTGGGGATGCGGGGCGAAGATGAATAGACTTACAGGATTTGAATGGATCCTGTAATGCTTTCATAAAAAGGATCTCAAAATACCCGACGAACGGAATTGTTGCAGTGAGAAAAATGGCAACAGGGATGCGTGCCGAAAAAAGTATATCTGTGTATACACAATGAATCTTTCATGGTGACCAAGACCATCAACATCCGGGAGTCCGCGTATCACGCGCTCAAGGCACAGAAACGTGCCGGGGAGAGTTATTCCGATGTGATACTCCGCGTCACCGGTGGCGAGGAAAAACGTGTCTGCGATTTTTTGCAGACAATCGATCCCGCGGTCCGCAGTGAGATTGCAGATGCCGTGAAGACTGCGAAGTCCGAACTCGATCGCGTCAAGCCCCGGAAGGTATCGCTTTGACTATTGTGGATACCTGCTTTCTCATCGATCTCATGAAAGGAGATCCGGATGCAGAAGAGGTAACAAAAATCCACAAATCCCTTAAAACCACATCAGTCAGCAGTGCTGAATTCCTGTATGGTGCAAAGAAGAGCGGGAAAAAGAACGTGTATGATGTTTCGGAAAAATTTCTCCGTTTTTTCCCGGTTGTCCCGTTCGATGCGGAGTCTGCGGTCATTTATGCCGAGGTTGCATCCTCTCTTTCCGGCAGCGGCCGGCATATTTCAACCTTTGACGAGCTTATTGCGGCAATCGCGCTCCATCATGATGAACCGCTGGTAACCAGGGATCGGCATTTTTCTGCAATTGACGGCCTGGAACTGATCTCCTACTGATAATCTGAAAAAGACTATTACGGAATTATTCCGGTGCGGGAACTGGCCTTATAAACCGGGTGGAGATCTTGTTGAACGATTAAAGCGAGGGCTCAGGGGGATGATCCCCTGTGGATTGCACTAAAAATCCATATATCCATCTGTTTCCAAATTGAGTTCAAAATGAACGAATTTTTTGACGTCTGGATTATGGCAGATCGGTTGACTAATGTTCCCTGAAGAAATGATCTGGTTATCCCCCCTCATTCCTTATATCCCAACAAAACCCATTTCTACCCATGGCAGTCCACCCCATCGAGGAGCGTTACGGCACAGCGGAGATGCGTGCTGTCTGGAGTGAGAAGAACCGGTTTTCCTGCATTGTCAGCACCGAAGTTGCGCTGGCAAAAGCCGAGGCCCACAACGGCCTGATCCCGGCAGCAGCGGCAGTCGAGATCAGCGAGAGGGCCCGCAATGCCTCGCTCGAACGGGCAAAGGCGATCGAGCTTGAGATCAGCCACGACATGATGGCAATCGTGAAAGCCATCTCGGAAGTCTGCGGGGACTCCGGGCGCTGGGTGCACTACGGTGCCACGAGCAACGATATCCTCGACACGTCAACCGGCCTCCAGCTTGGCCAGGCTCTCGACCTGATGGACGAGAAACTCCGGCGGCTGCTGGGCGTGCTTCTCAAGCGGGCGGAAGAGAACAAGCATCTTGTCTGCATTGGCCGGACCCACGGGCAGCATGGCGTCCCGACCACCTATGGTCTCCGGTTTGCCATCTGGGCAAGCGAAGTGGGCCGGCACATCGAGCGGCTCGAACAGATGCGCCCCCGGGTTGTCGTGGGGCAGATGACCGGTGCGGTCGGGACGCAGGCAGCGCTCGGCCCAAAAGGCATTGAAGTCCAGAACTCCATGATGGAATTCCTTGGTATGAGCTCGGTGGACGTCTCAAACCAGGTGATCTCCCGCGACCGGTATGCAGAATATTTCATGTTCTGTGCGGGGGTCGCGACAACGCTCGACAAGATCGGCGTCGAGATCCGCACGCTCCAGCGGACCGAGATCGGGGAAGTCGAGGAAGCCTTTGGTGCAAAACAGGTGGGCTCCTCCACGATGCCGCACAAGAGAAACCCCATCAAGTCCGAGCAGGTCTGCGGTCTTGCCCGTATCATCCGCTCTGCCGTTGAACCGGCGCTCCAGAACAACACGCTCTGGGATGAGCGTGATCTCACCAACTCCTCCTGCGAGCGGGTACTCTTCCCCGAATCTTCCATTCTCACTGATCACTGCCTCCGGCTGATGACCGTAGTCCTTGAAGGACTTGTCATCAACAAGGCGGCGATCCGCCGGAACCTTGCCTTCCTCCACGGGATCAACATGGCGGAATCGGTGATGATCGAACTCACCAAAAAGGGGATGAGCCGGCAGGACTCCCACGAACGTATTCGTATGGCCAGCATGCAGGCGCTTGCGGAGGGAAAACCCCTTGCCGATGTGCTGGGAGCCGATCCCGAAGTTGTACGGTACTGCTCGAAGGCCGAGATAGAGGCCCTGCTCTCTCCCGATGCCTATATCGGAACCGCTGTGCTGCAGGTCGAGCGCCTTGCAGAAAAACTCTCCCCGCTCTGCATCTGAAGCAATTTCCTTTTTTCCTCCCTGGTAAAAACCGGGTCTGCCAGGACGCTCCGGTTATGGTACCGTATGCGTAAACACCGGTGAATTTGTCCGGGGTATGGACAACCGGCAGAGACGTTTTTAAAAAGGAGGGAATGAAAGCCTCTCACCCATGTACCTGTATAACCGGATAATGCCGGTTACCAGGGGAGTTCCGGAAGCCCTTTGGATTTGAACGAGGAGTTGATCTCCAGACGGAGTTGTTCGACACGTTTCTCATGATCCCGGTTTTTGACATTGATATAATCGGCAACTGACATGGTATCGAGAAGATCCAGATCCGCCGCCGCGGGTACAACCTCGGGAACGTGCAGAACTTCGATGATCTTCATGTTGACCGAGATACGCCGGGTGAGTCGGGCAAACTCACATACCTTCTCCTTCTCAACGTCGGCATTTTTTGCCAGTTGCAGGATTTCTTTCAGTTTCTGTTTCCGTTCAAGGAAATATGCCACCGTGGCGTAGAGTTTCGCGGGCTCGTAGGGTTTTATGATATAATCGTCGATACAGATCCGGTATTTTTTTGCTTCAGCAGCAGTGAGTCGCTTGGCGGTAAGCATCAGGATCGGGACCGATTTGGCGTCGGGATTTTTCCTGATCTGCTCCAGGGTCTCCCATCCATCCATCGGTTCCATCATGATATCCAGGAGGATGAGGTCGGGGATCTGCCGTTTTATAATGTCAAGACATTCTTTCCCCCCGGTGGCCATAAGGGTGGCATAGCCTTTTCTTTCAAGGATCAGGTGAAGAGAATCGACAATATCCGCATTATCATCAACGATAAGGATGGTTTGCTTTTCGGGAGCCTGCACCTTATTTTTTCTACGGATTGTCATAATCGCAAGACCCGCAGCCATGATAACTGAAGCGGAGAGAACGGTGGCGAGTATAAGATATACGAGGGAATCGGGAACCGTTGTTTTTACCGGTGCGGTTTGTACAAGGCAATCCGGATCATTGGGATAATCGGTGCAGAAAAGTGCAGCCGTGGGCTCGAGATCGGCAAGGACAAGAACGGATCCGTCCCGGGTGTCAGAGAGGCTGAATTGTTTCATACCCTGCAGGTAGGGAACGATAATAGTCATACCCCCGGAAACAGGCCTCTCCGTATACCCGATGAGATCTCCCTCCCCGGGAGGTACCAATATGTCCCCGTAGGCAACTCCCGGCTCTGGCATTGAGAAGGATTTCAGTATCTTTCCCTCCGGATCCAGAATTGTCCCCTTCAGGCTGCCGGTCCGCAGGTTCAGGTTCGGGGCTTTTCCGTATCTGACTTCCATCGATGAGACGGAATATCCCTGGCCCTGGTAATCCAGATGGATCTCAAGGATTTTACCGTAATCAGGGAGAGGCTGTGCAACGGCGGTTACGGAAGTACATACGTTTGCCACAAAGCAGAGCACCAGACACCAGATCACGAATTTTCGCATATTTATCCGGCTCCTGACTGCGTTAACACATAGTCGATCCGTTGCGTTGCTGCAGACCCGTATTTACCGCTGTAACCTTCACCCATAATATCCGGATTCGGATCCCAATGCCAGAAGTCCTTTGTGCAGGATGCCGATGCAATGGAATTCTTTTTCTGGATCTGCCGGCAGAGTTCCGGATCGCGGTTATGGGACTGCGCTTCGGCTTTGCAGGATTCCCGGGACGCCCAGACATTCGCGTAGGGGTCATTTTCATAGTAATAGGTTTCCCCGCAATAGGTATCGACCAGTTCAAATACCGCGTGTCCCGTTTCATGTCGGATGAGTGAGATCTGGTCGGCAGGAGCTTTCATCAGGTTGCGTCCCGGCCCAAAGTTCTGGAAGCACCCGGTCGGCTGGCAGGACGAGTCCCTGTACATTCCGGTATAGGTCGGGTACAGGATAACCGTAACATCACTGAACGGTACATCCTTCCAGTAACTTTCCGGGACAGAACCGGCACAGCCTGAGAAGGCATCGGCCGGCCGGGACGGATCGAAATAATAATAGAAGTTGAACCGGTCCTGGAAATTGGCGGGAAGCGAATCTGACGGAGTGGTGATCCGGTCCAGGTTCAGGTACGTCTGGTTGATTACCTTCAGGACATCTTCCTTAAAGCGGGTCTCATTGGTCATGTAGAGGGGGGTTGATACTATCCTCTTCTCAGCGCAGTTGTAGGAAGTCGATGACGGATAAAAAACTACATCGATGGCATCCGGGTAGGGAACATCCGGGTTCAGGGAGACCAGGGGCCTTTTCGTGATGGTCACCTCAACTTTCGGTTCATCCGGATAAACAATCTTTTTTGTCACTTCCGTAAAATCGGGTTTGGTAATGCGTACCGTGTGGGTTCCCTGGCTGACATCCTGAAGTACGAGAGTGCCGGGATCAGCTGCTGCTGATGTTGTTCCCCGATATCCGCCGTCAAGGTATACCGTGGCGCCGCCCACGGTTTCTTTGGTCCGGGCATCTATGACACTGATGATTAAGGAATTCGAAACAGGTGCAGCTGAAACTGTGCAGGTAAGTGAGATGACAACAATAACGACAATAATCCAACCGGTTGTTCCGATACCAGAAAGCCACGTCATAGGATCAGGGGTTTCATCTGCCTGCACAGAGTATGATGAATTGTATATTCTCTTTTTATTAATATTTTTAATATGTCCCATTAAACACAAGGTTGGATTCCGGGGAGTCACCCTCATTTTTTTGAGAAATCTTCGAAGATACTGGTTTTATTAACTTAGACCGTGAACAACGGAATATCTATGGATCGGTATCTCCGGGTTGCAGGAAAAACAATTTCCCACACCGATATTGTCCGCCTCTGTGTCATTGCCTCTCTCACGCTTTCCTGCATCCTCATCACCTCCATCTCCCTTTCCCTTCATGTCGAGACGATCTACTCCCAGCTCTTTTACTTTCCCATTCTCTATGCAGCCTATTTTTTTCCCCGGCGCAGCCTCTACCTTGCCGGCTTCTGTGCTGTGGTATACGAAGTTCTCGCATACGTGTATTTTTTTCCCGATACGGGAGCCCTTCTCATAACAACCGGCCAGGCGATCCTCTTCATCGGGATTGCCGCGGTTGTCTCCTATTTCATTGAGAAGATCAATTCCAGCGAATCCCGTTACCGCAGTATCTTCGAGACCTCGCTTCTTGGGATAGTCCTCTTTGACCAGAACAGTTTCGCCATCCGGATGGCCAACTCCTATCTCTCGCAGATCCTGGGGTATACGCAGGAAGAGCTCCACACGATGACATTTCCCCAGCTCTTCCTCTCGAAAGACGAACACCGGCGGTTCTATGAATACCTGGGCTCCAGCGAGGATGTGACGAATTTCGAGACTATGTTTCTCTCCAGCACCGGTGCACCGCTCTGGGTGAACCTCTCCTGGAGCCGTATCTCCGGAAACCTGGTCAGCTGCTCGGTCATCAACATTGACGAGCGGAAACGCGCCGAACAGGAGGCCAGGGAAAATTACCTGCAGTACAAGCAGGTCACCGAGAATGCCCCCACCTCGATAGTCATCCTCCGGAACAACACGATAGTGTACATAAATCCCTCATTTCTGGCCTTCTCGGGATATGAACCGGCCGAGCTGATAGGAAACGATCTGTTCCCGTTCATTCACTCTGAAGACCGGGAACGGTTCCCGTTCTTTTCAGAAACGGCGGATGCAAGGATACCCCTGCCCGGCATGACCGAGCTCCGGCTCATCTCGAAGTCCGGCGAGATCCGGCTTGCCATCTTCTTCTTCACCTGGATCCTCCAGCATGGCAGTCCCGCGGTCCTGATCAATCTCATGGATATCACCGAGCAGGAACGGCTCAAGGAGACGATCCAGAAAGACAACGAGCGGAGGCGGGGGATCATCAGCACGGTTGCCCACGAGCTCCGCACCCCGCTCCAGCCGATCATGGGATACCTCAACCTGCTCACGGAAGACCCCGAAACGTACGGCGTCACCGATGAGACAAAAGCGATCCTGGACCGGTGCGCAAAAAGCGTTGATCGCGAACGGCAGATCATCAACCAGATGCTGGAACTCTCTGTTCTCGATTCCGGTAAAATCCCCCTGAAACGCTCCGTTTTTTCCGTACCTTCCATGCTCAGGACGATCCTTGATGCCGGGGGATATGTGACAAAGGCCGAGATCACGCTGGATGTACCGCATGATTTGACCTTTGACGCGGATGAGAACAAGATCTCGATCGTGATTGAATCCATGCTCTCGAATGCTATCAACTACTCCAAGCCCCCGCGGAAGATCCGCATCATCTACTCCACTACCCCGACCGATCCTATGCACCGGTTGTCCATCCAGGACAACGGGATTGGTATCACCAACTCCCAGCTCGACGAGATCTTTGAGCCATTCCAGTTGCCCGATTCCGGGAGTATCAGCCGGAAGTATGACCGGATCGGGCTCTCACTCTCGATTGCCAAGAAGTATGTCCAGATGCACGGGGGATTCATCAGCGTGGATTCCATCGTGAATCTCGGAAGTACGTTTACTATCCATATCCCCAAACAGCGCCCAAAGGAGGAACCCTCTCATGACGCATAAGATCCTTGTAGTGGAAGACGATCAGCCGATTCTTGAGCTGATGGATCTGCTTATCCGGAGACTCGGGTATGAGCCGGTCCTGATCACGAACGGTGCTGATGCCCTTGAGGCGATCCGGAATGATCCGCCGTCGCTTATCCTGCTCGATATCATGATGATGCCAATCAACGGCTGGGAGTTTTTGGAGAAGCTCCGGACCGAATACGGGATGAAGGATCTCCCGGTCATCATATTCTCTGCATCGCCCGCGGTCGAAGAACACATGGCAAGAATCCAGGATCCCCACCTTGGGGTGCTCCATAAACCTGTCTCGTTTGCAGAGCTCAGGGAAGGTATCAGGCGCTACCTGCCCTGAATACCATTCCCGTATTTCATAAAAAATTCTGTTTTTCAGGTAGTTTTCTTTAAAAAAAACTCAATCTACGGGAGGATATCCTCAGGAAATACTATTGATCCGGATAAAAACGTTAGCAGGGACCGTATGGGGGAAATAGCGCGGCCAAATGGCGAAAAATTCGTTTAAAATCAAAAATTTCGGAATTTATTTGTAAATATTTTTAAATAAAGGTAGCAAAACTTTACCCGAGATGCCCGGCGTCTCTCTCCTGTGGTGTACGATGATTTCAGTTCTCCTTCTCGATGATGATCCGGTGTTTCTCCGGAAGACAAAGGAGTACCTGGAGTCGTCCGGCACCTTTGATGTCGAAACCCGCGTATATCGCCCGGAAGATCCGTCACCGGTCCCCGCTCTCCATTATGATGCCATTGTAGCCGGTTCCGGTATTTGTGGGATCACGGACCGGGAAACGCTCAGAGATGCAACTCCTGCCGGGAACATAAGACCGGCAATCATCCTTACAACAAGTGATCCTGTAAGGGATGGCTTCGAAACACTTCCCCCCGATGTGCTGGTTTTTGTCAAAACCGGAAACGATCCTGCATCCCGGTATGCAGAACTCTCCTGCATGATCCGGTTTATCGCTCACCGGAATCTGCCGGCAAACCGGCGTACTGGTACAAATCGTCTTTATGCGGCCGGGGACCCGGTATCAGAACCAGCGGGATCCGGCGCTCCGTCCCCCGGGATGATTCCCTGCTGCGAGGAATATTTCCGAAAATTTGCCGATTCCCTCCCGGTCATTGTTGCCGATGTGGACCCTGACGGCCGGTTCCTGTACGCAAACAGGACACTCTCCCTGCTGACCGGGTATTCCTCATCAGAGCTCACCCGGGACATTGATCTGTATGCCCTGATCGTGCCGGAGAATCGCGGGAGGCTGGAGGAATGCCTCGGGGCTCTTTTTTCCGGCGGGGTTTGCGATCCCGAAGAATTCCAGGCCATCAGGAAAGATGGCAGCACATTTTCGTTCCTGCTCCATTTCACACCCCTGTTGAAGGATGGGCACATTCATGAAGTGCGCCTGATCGCAATCGACATCTCGCGGCATAAGGAGGTTGTGGATGCCCTTACCCGGCGTGAAACAATGTTCCGGATGCTCACGGAAAATTCCGGGTCCGGGTTCTTCATCACCCAGGGCGGGCGGTTCCGGTACGTAAACCCATACTTTGTCAGGACAACCGGTTATACGCTGGAAGACCTGGATACGCGCTCGGTCTGGGATATTATCGATCCCCAGGATCACGATACGGTACGACAGCACAGGTTTGCCCGGGAAAAGAACCCGGATATCGAGGGGCAGTTCGAGATCCGGTACATAACCCGGGACGGGGAGGACCGTTTTGCCCGGATCACTACCTCGCCCATCTCCTTCGAGGGAAAACCCGCAACCCTCGGGACAATGCTCGACGTCACCGACCAGAGGACCGCCCAGGACGGGCTCCGGCAGGCTAACCGGAAGCTCAACCTGCTCGGGAGCATCACGCGCCACGATCTCCTCAACAAGTTTTCCGCCCTGCAGGGATACCTGGAGATTATCCAGGCCGGGATAGTTGAGGAGAAGATCAAGGCACACCTTGCAAAACAGGAGCAGATCCTTACATCCATCCGTGAGCAGATCGATTTTGCCGAGGATTATGAACAGATAGGAATCCAGAAACCGACATGGCACTCCCTGGAAAAGATGGTCCGTGAGGTTGCTGCATCCCTTCCGCTCGAAGCCCATAACCTCTCTGTTGACTTGAAAAACGTGGAGGTTTTTGCCGATCCGCTCCTTGACCGGGTCTTCTACAATCTCATGGAAAATACGATCCGGCACGCTTCCGATGCAAAGGAGATGCGGTATTATGCAAAGGAGACTCCTGAAGGGCTCAGGATTGTGTACGAGGACGATGGTATCGGTATTCCCCCCGAGGACAAGGAGAATATATTTCTCCGGGGATATGGGGAGAATACCGGTCTTGGCCTCTTCCTTATCCGGGAGATCCTGATGATCACCGGCATTGCCATCAGGGAATCAGGTGATCCGGGTAAAGGAGCCCGGTTCGAGATCCTTGTACCAAAGGGACATTACCGGATTCCTCCTGTACAGGAATAATTTTTTGCAGTTCCGTATTTTTATTATCCGATTAAATTTTTTAAAAAAGTTAAATAATACGACAAACTCTATTTTAATATTGAGTGGGACCTACATCCAATTATATATATTTCAGTTTAAATCAGGGGGTCAGTGACCAGACTTTTACAATCCTGGTGAGGGCAGTCACCTTAACCGGAAACTGTTATCGGGGTGAGGACGGTATTGAATACTTTGGATGGTATCATCCGTCATCTCTTTAATTCCCGCTTCAGATGAAGCCATAAATCCGGTTATTTCTCCCCGGGGAAACCCGTACAGACATCAATTGGACCGGTGAGACATGATATTGCTGGAAAATTTCCCAAAAGACCGGGAACCGGGTATTCCCGGCATGGCGGAATTCAGAAGATACGCCCTTCCATCCGGGATAGATCCCTTCTCTGATGTACCTCATAGTTCGTGGGGTACTTCACTTAATATCCCGGATTATGGTTCTGGTAATCCATTGTATAAGCCAC encodes:
- a CDS encoding MGMT family protein, whose translation is MEVKSGSCRLGLWHVHVHWSGDTMHRIRFAREGIPGTVPEPVRQYCAGMPVDLTTLDSVPLHDDGTYSRIYHVVRKVPYGRTASYGEIALLAGTGPRVVGQAMARNPTPLVIPCHRIVAARGIGGFSPSVEIKEALLALEAKTVQKGKKKAE
- a CDS encoding ATP-dependent DNA helicase → MDSIDTYFPYGEYRPGQRHMLEVAAQVAREGGIAMIDAPTGSGKSSVVASLLAERNKRKIVIAVRTVSQLTTFIRELELVRRKKPDLKTVYLVGKGSMCPLGGEGDVYRRCEGVKAFSNSLMRDRADKGALTPGKDPFIIQQIRKMDKEHPILCPYYIASKMFVPAETVGVKMVPSTALRSKADRVIANPVPPRELAEFCADICPYELMMQAARNTDVVILNYHHLFNRDIREQLYANLGVEPQDVMLLIDEAHNCGDVITGIESVTLEERDLEQASRELSGMRKRHKGAEAVQHVLPRLTEFIRGLANSTETEDWFDPTIFERVILRESLYKEMDEIVDDLMGLSESIREKNLKSGEYRETAIERLTIFLVRLANSSTDPAFLTVYHRDESGITLEVRNIDPAAALSDVCGSHACCILISGTLSPVESFRRYYFGNAAVTTLSLPNAFPKENRLVTCANDITTAYSMRQNKDNTTRITDYIRAFSALKGNRAVYFPSYQILESYANLAVPHIRNRKIFIESRDAAEAGAALSHFLSLPERGESGVMFAVCGGKWSEGLDYRGEMLNGAMVVGLPLAPFNRVRRMMIDYFRHKFGEEGEFICYTLPAINRSLQALGRVLRTPEDRGVLVLAEKRFLEKRVRGALPGWMQKEMIECDITKFREVIGTWK
- a CDS encoding antitoxin VapB family protein — its product is MVTKTINIRESAYHALKAQKRAGESYSDVILRVTGGEEKRVCDFLQTIDPAVRSEIADAVKTAKSELDRVKPRKVSL
- a CDS encoding type II toxin-antitoxin system VapC family toxin gives rise to the protein MDTCFLIDLMKGDPDAEEVTKIHKSLKTTSVSSAEFLYGAKKSGKKNVYDVSEKFLRFFPVVPFDAESAVIYAEVASSLSGSGRHISTFDELIAAIALHHDEPLVTRDRHFSAIDGLELISY
- the purB gene encoding adenylosuccinate lyase — encoded protein: MAVHPIEERYGTAEMRAVWSEKNRFSCIVSTEVALAKAEAHNGLIPAAAAVEISERARNASLERAKAIELEISHDMMAIVKAISEVCGDSGRWVHYGATSNDILDTSTGLQLGQALDLMDEKLRRLLGVLLKRAEENKHLVCIGRTHGQHGVPTTYGLRFAIWASEVGRHIERLEQMRPRVVVGQMTGAVGTQAALGPKGIEVQNSMMEFLGMSSVDVSNQVISRDRYAEYFMFCAGVATTLDKIGVEIRTLQRTEIGEVEEAFGAKQVGSSTMPHKRNPIKSEQVCGLARIIRSAVEPALQNNTLWDERDLTNSSCERVLFPESSILTDHCLRLMTVVLEGLVINKAAIRRNLAFLHGINMAESVMIELTKKGMSRQDSHERIRMASMQALAEGKPLADVLGADPEVVRYCSKAEIEALLSPDAYIGTAVLQVERLAEKLSPLCI
- a CDS encoding response regulator gives rise to the protein MRKFVIWCLVLCFVANVCTSVTAVAQPLPDYGKILEIHLDYQGQGYSVSSMEVRYGKAPNLNLRTGSLKGTILDPEGKILKSFSMPEPGVAYGDILVPPGEGDLIGYTERPVSGGMTIIVPYLQGMKQFSLSDTRDGSVLVLADLEPTAALFCTDYPNDPDCLVQTAPVKTTVPDSLVYLILATVLSASVIMAAGLAIMTIRRKNKVQAPEKQTILIVDDNADIVDSLHLILERKGYATLMATGGKECLDIIKRQIPDLILLDIMMEPMDGWETLEQIRKNPDAKSVPILMLTAKRLTAAEAKKYRICIDDYIIKPYEPAKLYATVAYFLERKQKLKEILQLAKNADVEKEKVCEFARLTRRISVNMKIIEVLHVPEVVPAAADLDLLDTMSVADYINVKNRDHEKRVEQLRLEINSSFKSKGLPELPW
- a CDS encoding PEGA domain-containing protein, with the translated sequence MTWLSGIGTTGWIIVVIVVISLTCTVSAAPVSNSLIISVIDARTKETVGGATVYLDGGYRGTTSAAADPGTLVLQDVSQGTHTVRITKPDFTEVTKKIVYPDEPKVEVTITKRPLVSLNPDVPYPDAIDVVFYPSSTSYNCAEKRIVSTPLYMTNETRFKEDVLKVINQTYLNLDRITTPSDSLPANFQDRFNFYYYFDPSRPADAFSGCAGSVPESYWKDVPFSDVTVILYPTYTGMYRDSSCQPTGCFQNFGPGRNLMKAPADQISLIRHETGHAVFELVDTYCGETYYYENDPYANVWASRESCKAEAQSHNRDPELCRQIQKKNSIASASCTKDFWHWDPNPDIMGEGYSGKYGSAATQRIDYVLTQSGAG